AAGTCTACACCGACAAAAACATGGGTGAATTCTTTTCGTAAAATATTTTCACGGTGACCAAGTGAGTTCATAAGTGCTTCGTGAGCATGAATCGCGCTGTATTGACAGTAGGCTAGGTTTTCACCCCACCAATCGAATGTTATGCCGCCTTGTTTCATACGATCTCCGCCACGCAGACCATTTAAATCGGAATGGCTGAAGTAGTTGTTGTCGGCCATGCTTGTACTATGCTTACGAGCAACTGAATTATACGTTGGTATATATGTTAATGGTTTTAACCCTTCAGCAACACGTGCTTGGTTTATTAATTCGATCATTAAGTTTTCAAAGCCGTCACGTAATTCTTGTGATTGTGTAGCAAAGAAGCCTAATTTCGACATTTCTGTAGCAGCACTTATCCAACTAACGGAACGAATTACGTTGTTTTTATGGGCATCGTAGAAAAATGTTACATATTGATTGTCGATGAAATAGGTACCGCTTGTTTCTTGCCCATATTTGGCTTTGTAATTTTGTGTGTATTTCGTGTTGTTTTTCGAAATGCTTGTTAGTGGATCGCCGTATTTTGCTTTAACCGAATCGCGTGTGTCGCCAACTTTAATCTCGAAAACTGTTTGATTGGCACGTGTTTCATAGCCGCCAACAGTAGCACCGTTTTTTGTACCAATTAAATGGAATTGTTTATAGTCAGACGAAGGCATGTTCCATTGTAAATCATATTCAGAGGCAAATGTTTTTACTGCTGAATCAGAAGCCGCTTTTTTTACGGTTGTGAATGGAATGATGATTTCTTGGTTCATCGCATTTCCATTTGTTGATTTTAGATTATTCGTTACAACAATTTTGTAGCTAGCACTATAGTTAAGCTCTGTCGCGGGTTGGACTGTTAATTCTCTTCCGAAAATCGTTGTAATGATGGCGATTCGCTTGTTGTTTGCATCTTCTAAGTAAACATTGTTGGCGATTGAATTAGCATCGATGTTTTTTTTAAACGTAAATGTCCATTTCTTATTGATTGCTATATTTGAATAGGATTTCCATTGAGTAGATTCTGTTGTATTTGTTCCTAGTAATCTTGTGCTAAAAATGATAGGAATGATGATAGACATCATGAAACTTGTTTTTTTCATACTCGACTTTTTCCCCCGTGTTCTATTGTTCACGAAGGTATTCTATAACGAAATTAAGGGTGATTTCATGCCATATGATTGAGTCTATCAGATGCATCAACCCTTGTTGATACTCTGTTTAAGTGATATGTTCTATAGAATATCCAAAAAATGAAAATGGATTTTCGTGGAAAAAATTTATATGGAAATAATATTTCGTAATGAGGGACAATTTTTTTACATAATCGATATAAATACTGCGGAAAATTTATTGGTTATTTATGTGAAATTAGATATACACAATTTCGACATTTTAAACTAGTTAATTTTACTTATTTTTTGTACGATTTATAATATATTTCCTAAAACATTATGACTTATTGGGAATATAAGGGAGTTAAGGTTAGGTGATTCCTTTTATATCGAAATTGGTTTAGGGGAAGTTTATTGGATTTAGGACGATTTGTGTTTTTCTAACCCAACTGTTAAGGGCTTGTACGAAAAGTAAAACAAATCGTTCTTTTTTATACAGTTTTGTATGTGGAGTGCCGATATAAAGAAAGGAGTATTACAAGTAGATTCAGCATAATTTTACAATTCAAAAGGGAGGTATTCTCTAGCATGGAATCGAAAAAAGCACAAAAGCTTTCTAAGGCAACCGTGGCAACCGTTTTGGCAGTAAGTGGTGTGATCGTAGCAATCCCACAGGGGGCGAGTGCTAGCAATTTTAGTGATGTCAGCCAATATTCGGATTACTATGAGCCGATTGTCGATTTAGTCAGTCGTAATATTATTAGCGGCTATCCAGATGGTACATTCAAACCAAATAAATCCATCACACGTGAAGAAGCAGCAAAAATGCTTGCACGAACGATTGATGTCAATATAACAAACCCATCCAACCCAGGCTTTAAGGA
This portion of the Solibacillus daqui genome encodes:
- a CDS encoding CAP-associated domain-containing protein, translating into MKKTSFMMSIIIPIIFSTRLLGTNTTESTQWKSYSNIAINKKWTFTFKKNIDANSIANNVYLEDANNKRIAIITTIFGRELTVQPATELNYSASYKIVVTNNLKSTNGNAMNQEIIIPFTTVKKAASDSAVKTFASEYDLQWNMPSSDYKQFHLIGTKNGATVGGYETRANQTVFEIKVGDTRDSVKAKYGDPLTSISKNNTKYTQNYKAKYGQETSGTYFIDNQYVTFFYDAHKNNVIRSVSWISAATEMSKLGFFATQSQELRDGFENLMIELINQARVAEGLKPLTYIPTYNSVARKHSTSMADNNYFSHSDLNGLRGGDRMKQGGITFDWWGENLAYCQYSAIHAHEALMNSLGHRENILRKEFTHVFVGVDFNSKNQPYFTINFYSL